The Thalassotalea agarivorans region TCATAAGGAATTGAACAAAAAGTATTACCTATGTCAGATACCTTAATCGATATTCAAAATATGACATTTAAACGCGGTTCACGCGTGATATATGACAATGTCAATATGACCATTCCCAAAGGAAAAGTAACCGCTATTATGGGACCAAGCGGGATTGGTAAAACTACATTGCTGCGCCTTATCGGTGGGCAATTAAAACCTGATCAAGGCAAAATCTTTATCGATGGTCATAATATCCCGAGTTTAAGTCGCAGCGATCTTTATACGGTACGCAAGCGTATCAGTATGCTGTTTCAAAGCGGGGCATTGTTTACCGACATGAGCGTGTTCGACAATGTTGCGTTCCCATTGCGTGAACACACCCAATTAAGTGAAACCTTAATTGAAAAGATGGTGTTAATGAAGTTAGAAGCCGTAGGACTTAGAGGTGCAAAGAACCTCAAACCTGCAGAGCTTTCAGGCGGTATGGCAAGACGAGCAGCCCTTGCCCGAGCGATTGCATTAGATCCTGAGCTCATTTTGTATGATGAACCATTTGCGGGACAGGACCCTATATCTATGGGGGTTATTGTGCGTTTAATCAGACAGCTTAGTGATTCGCTCGGCTTAACGTCAGTGGTTGTATCGCATGATGTGCAAGAAGTTATGAGTATTGCTGACTATATCTACATTATTGCTGAGCGAAAAATAATTGGTCAGGGTACACCAGAAGAAATAAGACAAAACGCGTCACCTTTGGTGAGGCAATTCGTGCAAGGAGAGGCTGATGGACCTGTACCATTTCACTTTCCTGCCCAAGATTACAAAGATGAACTGTTGTAGGTGAATAAGTGATAAAAAGTATTTCCACTCTTGGAGCAAACACGGTTTCATTGATAGCAGGCTTGGGACGCGCATGTATGATGTTGGTTTCATCTTTGCTCCATGTACCCAACGTCCGAAAAGGTACGCCATTGCTGATAAAACAGCTTTATCATGTGGGTGTTCTATCATTAATTATTATTTTAGTATCTGGCTTATTCATCGGCATGGTGCTGGCGCTCCAAGGCTATACCACGTTGGTGGATTTTGGCGCTGAATCGAGTTTAGGTCCGCTTGTCGCGCTGAGTTTGCTACGAGAGCTTGGTCCGGTTGTAGCAGCACTGCTTTTCGCTGGGCGAGCGGGCTCTGCCTTAACCGCGGAAATCGGGTTGATGAAAGCGACTGAGCAGCTATCTAGTATGGAAATGATGGCTGTTGATCCGTTGCGACGTATTATCGCACCAAGATTTTGGGCAGGATTTATTTCCATGCCATTGCTCGCTGCAATCTTTTCGGCTGTGGGTATTTTAGGTGCGCACTTGGTGGGTGTTGAGTGGCTTGGCGTTGACCAAGGGACGTTTTGGTCTGCAATGCAAGCGAAAGTTGAATTAAGAGAAGACATATTAAACGGTGTTATTAAGAGTTTAGTGTTCGCGTTTGTGGTGACTTGGATAGCGGTATTTAAAGGTTATGACTGTGAGCCAACATCGGAAGGGATAAGTCGCGCAACAACAGCAACCGTTGTTCAGTCGTCTTTGTTGGTATTAGGTTTAGATTTCGTATTGACTGCATTGATGTTTACCAACTAATGATGCGTGCAGTTAAAATTTTGAGAGAGTGGTGAAGACATGGTGTCTAAGAAAATTGAATTAACAGTAGGCTTTTTTGTTGCGTTAGGGATAGCAGCCCTACTGATGTTAGCGCTGAAGGTTGCTGATAGCGGAATGTCCGGTAATGGTGAAACCTATAAGTTGTACGCCAAGTTTGACAATATTGGTGGCTTAAAAGTGCGCTCACCGATTAAAGTCGGCGGTGTTGTTGTTGGGCGTGTTGGTGATATAACCCTTGATAAAGAAGACTATGTGCCGGTTGTAACGCTTGAAATCTACACCCAATATACAGATTTTAGTGACAGTACGTCAGTTTCTATCCTTACTGCCGGTCTACTGGGTGAGCAGTACCTCGGCATAGCGCCAGGTTTCATTGACGAAGAAAGTGAAATGTTAGAAGCGGGCGATTATATTGAAGACACTAAATCGGCGCTGGTATTAGAAGAACTTATTGGTCAATTTTTATTTAATCAGAATCAATCGGAATAGTTATTATGAAGCGTTTTTTTCAAGCCTTTTTTGTTGTTCTTTCCTGTTTAGCTACCCCTGTATACGCAGTAGACGGTATTGATGAAACAAACCCTTACTTGTTAGTGCAACAAGTTGCAGACAAAACGTTTACCCGTTTAAAACAGCAACAAAATGCCATCCGCGCCAATCCTAATCTGTTAAAAGATGTTGTGCGCGAAGAGTTAATGCCTTACATCAACTACAAGTATGCAGCGGGACGTATCTTAGGTCCTCAATATAAAAAGCAAAGCAAGGAAGATATTCGCGCTTTTATTCCAGCGTTTAGAGACTACCTTATTACCTCTTATGCTCAGGTGTTCACACTGTATAACAATCAAACGGTAGACTTCGAATCGGAGAAACCTATTAAAGGGCGTATTGTGCAAGTTAAAACGGTGATTAACGATCCTGCACGCGGCAAGATAGACATCATTTTTAAAGCACGTCTAGAAAAGAAAACACAAACGTGGAAAGCTTATGACATGATCGCAGAAGGCGTGAGCTTATTAGACGCGAAACAGAAAGAATTAAACAGCATTATCCGTCAAAAAGGGCTAGCGCACGTGACTGAAATGTTAAAGGAAAAAGCCGCACAAGATATCGTCTTTAAAGAGCAATAACATGCAAGTTAATATCGATAAACATCTAGCCTTGCTTAGTGGTGAATTAACACGAGAAACTGTGCCACATATCAAACAAGGTGATTTTGACAAATTGCTTGCACAAGATAATGCCACCATAGATTTTGCCAATGTGTCTCGCACCGATACCGCGGGGCTGGCTTGGATATTTCTGCAGATGTCTGTTGCAAATAGGCTAGGTGGTAAATTGGTACTAACTCATTTATCAAATGATGTGTTAAAGTTAGCAAAATTAAGTGGTGTTGAAGCACTACTGCATTCCAAATAACGAAGACTTTAGTAGGTAGACTGTGGAAGTTTCTGAAATAGAACAATTACTTAATGACGCTTTAGCGTTAGATGAACTACATGTGAAGTTTGACGGTTCACAATGTGTTGTGATCGCGGTGTCAGATGAAATTGCAGCATTAAGTCGTGTAAAACGTCAACAAGCTGTATATGCGCCATTAACCGAAGCGATTAATGCGGGCACAATTCATGCTGTTACCATAAAGGTTTTTTCTACGTCAGATTGGCAACGTGAAAAAATGTTTAACTTACCTTTATAATCCCTCCTGAATAATTAGATAAAAAGATAGATAACATTGGACGCTTTTAAAATTAATGGTGGAAATCCACTAAAAGGTGAAGTCACCATTTCAGGTGCAAAAAATGCAGCGCTACCGATCCTTTTCTCGGCGCTATTGTCACAAACACCCATTCGTATTAGCAACGTACCGCGTTTGCGAGATATCGAAACAACCAATAAACTGATAGCGCAGTTCGGTGCAGACGTACATTGGGCAGATGACAATGATGTTGTTATTGATGCGAGTAACATAGAACATTGCTTAGCGCCTTACGACTTAGTTAAAACCATGCGTGCCTCTATTTTAGTATTAGGTCCATTGTTAGCGCGCTTTGGTCATGCAGAGGTCTCGTTACCTGGTGGTTGCGCGATAGGTGCACGTCCTGTTGATCTGCATATTCAAGGTTTAAAAGCCATGGGTGCAACTATTGAAGTAGACAATGGTTACATCAAAGCAACCAATGAAGGCCGCTTGAAAGGTGCGAACATTTTCATGGATGTTGTTAGTGTTGGTGCTACCGAAAACTTGATGATGGCTGCTGCTCTGGCTGACGGCGTAACAGTGATTGAAAATGCGGCACGAGAGCCTGAAATTGTTGATTTGGCTAATTGTTTAAATGGTATGGGCGCAAAAGTAGAGGGCGCCGGTACAGATACGCTAACCATTACTGGTGTTGAAGCGCTTAACGGTGAGCATCACAGTGTTATGCCTGATCGCATTGAAACTGGCACCTACTTGGTGGCTGCTGCGGTCACTCAAGGTGATATTAAGTGTTTAAAAGCAGATCCGCATGCCCTTGATGCGGTCATAGCAAAGTTACAAGAAGCGGGCGCTCAAGTGGACTTTGGTGATGACTGGATCAGTTTGAAGATGGAAGGTCGACCTAAAGCTGTTAACATCAGAACAGCGCCACATCCAGCGTTCCCTACTGATATGCAAGCACAGTTTGTTGCACTTAATGTGGTTGCAGAAGGTACAGCTAAAACCACTGAAACCATCTTCGAAAACCGATTCATGCACGTGCCTGAACTGCAACGTATGGGTGCGAACATCAGTTTGGAAGGTAATACCGCTATCTCAACAGGCGTAGATCAATTGACCGGCGCTCAGGTAATGGCGACCGATTTACGAGCATCTGCCAGTCTTGTTATCGCTGGATTGGTGGCAACGACCGAAACACAAGTGGATAGGATTTATCACATTGATAGAGGCTATCAAAAAATTGAAGACAAGCTGCAAGGGCTTGGCGCAGATATTGTGCGAATTTCAGTATAAAAAAAGGAGCCTAGGCTCCTTTTTTTATGTCGATAAAAGCGCGGTTTTTAGGAACAAGGAGCGTGACGAAATGGACCGCGTTGCTTAAGGGAACAAGGAACGTGGAGTTCTTTCAACTCACTGCACGTAGCCAATAGCGCTAGCAATTTTAAGGCAAGTGCTCGCTGGCTAGATAATCGGTTGATTGCATCTCTTGCAGGCGCGATAAACAGCGCTTAAATTCAAAGGCTAAACCTCCGTGGCTGTAAAGCTCTTCCATAGCCACTTCCGCGGAAATTATCAGCTTTACTTTACGCTCATAAAATTCATCCACTAGCGCGATAAAACGACGCGCCGTGTCGTCGCAATCAACGTTCATCTGTTTTACGTTGGCAAGTAATACAGTATGGTAAAGCTTACTTAATACCATGTAGTCACTTTGGCTACGCGCACTTTCACACAATACCGAAAAATCAAAATGGACAATGCCTTCCGCTTCACGTTCAGTCCTGAGCGGGCGATGATTCACTTCAATAATTTTACCTGAGCTGCCTTGGTCAATGGCCAACTGGTTAAAATAAGTGGTCATGTTTAACTGGGCTTGGTTGTCCAGCGGGTGATGATAAATTTCTGCTTGTTCTAACGTACGCAAGCGATAATCGATACCGCTATCAACATTAACAACTTCACAATGCTCATTAATCAATTCAATGGCAGGTAAAAATCTCGCACGTTGTAAGCCGTTTCGATAGAGCTCATCGGGAACAATGTTAGATGTAGCAACAAGCACGACTTTATGCTTAAACAGTTCCTCAAATAGAGTACCTAAGAGCATTGCGTCAGTAATGTCAGATACAAAGAATTCATCAAAACAGATAATAGACGTTTCTTCGGCGAAACGTTTTGCGATAATTTTTAGCGGATCTGATTGCCCAGATAAGCTTTTTAGTTCTTCATGAACACGGTGCATGAAGCGGTGAAAGTGCACACGCATTTTATTGTTAAATGGCAGGCTTTCGTAGAAGGTGTCAACCAGGTAGGTTTTTCCGCGACCTACACCTCCCCAAAAGTATAACCCTTTAATTTGCGCCTGCGGTGCCGGCGTGACAATACGTTTCCAACGATTAAGCACTTTCTTAAAGCCGCTGACTGGCAAAGGCTTGTGTTGCAAGTCTTGATACAGTCGTTGTAAGTGACGAACTGCATTTTCTTGCGCTTGGTCATAGTGAAAGTCGTCGCGCTTTAAATCTTGTTGGTATTTTTCCAACGGAGAAAGTTTAATCATTTGGTTATAAAATCGATCTAATTACTTGAAAAAATCCAAATAAGGAACATATTGTAAGTTAAGGTCTAATGACCTTTTTAGCCATTTCGGGTTATAGTAGCACTATTGATACGAATTTCTTGTATCAATGACTACAGGCATATTTTCACTAATTTTCTCATTTATTACAACGAAGGAAGGCTTATGGATGTTGTTATAGGTTTAATTGTTTTTGCTTTAGGTGCAGTCGCCGGCTTTTTCGCAAATCATTTTCTATCAGATGCGAGCCGTGAAAAGCAAAAATATGCTGAAAAAGCTTATAAAAGTGAAGCTGCGTTAGCGAAGTATAAGCAAGACGTTGCCGAGCATTTAGAAAGCTCTGCAAAATTGCTTGAGCAAATGAATGAAACCTGCCAAGTGGCAATGAAACAAATGTCACAAAGTACTCAATTGCTTAAGCAAGCTACACCAAAAGACGCTGCTTCTATGCCGTTTTTCTCTGAAGAAACGCAAGAGCAATTAGCTAAGACAGTTGCGTTGCGTCATGACCGCTCTAAGAAAGACGAAGAGCAAGTAACACAGGCTCCACTAGATTATTCGGGTGAAGCGAGTGGCTTATTCAATGATAAGTCACAAGTTGTTACAAATAGTGAAAACTAATTCTCTGAACTTCTCGTATTGCCTTTGGTCAATGATATCGTACATGCATTAAAACGCATGCGTGATAGATAAAGGCCAAAGGTTAGAGCCTTTTATTCAGCAATAATTGATTAGGAGTCTTATTCAATATGAAGAAAATCGCTGTTTTCGTTAGTGCCGCCTTATTAACAAGTACTGCTTCGTTAGCACCTCTTCCAGCAAGCGCATCTCTACCGACCGAAATTTTTAATCAATCTATGCCAAGCTTGGCTCCGATGTTGGAAAAGACGACGCCTGCCGTTGTTAGTATCGCTGTTCGCGGTACCCAAGAAGTACAGTCGAGAGTGCCAGAAATTTTTCGCTTTTTTGGTCAGCAAGAGCAAGGACCAAGAGAGCGCCCATTTCAGGGTTTAGGCTCTGGCGTCATCATTGATGCAAAAGAAGGGTATATTGTTACTAACGCTCACGTAGTTGATCAGGCCGACGAGATTCAGGTGACCTTAAAAGATGGCCGCCAATTTGACGCTAAAAAAATTGGGCAAGACAAAGACAGTGATATTGCCTTGCTTCAAATCGATGCGAACGAGTTAACAGCTATTAAAGTAGCTGATTCAGACGCATTACGTGTTGGTGACTTCACTGTTGCTATTGGTAATCCGTTTGGTTTAGGTCAAACCGTTACCTCAGGTATTGTCAGTGCTTTAGGTCGCTCAGGGTTGAATATCGAAAACTATGAGAATTTCATTCAGACCGACGCTGCAATAAACAGTGGTAACTCTGGTGGTGCGTTAGTTAACTTGCGCGGTGAACTTATTGGTATCAATACCGCAATTCTGGCGCCAAGCGGCGGTAATGTCGGCATTGGTTTTGCTATTCCTAGTAACATGATGAATAACCTTGTTAGCCAACTTATCGAGTATGGTGAGGTTAATCGCGGCCGTTTAGGTGTTTCAGGTTACAGTGTAAATAGTGACGTAGCCAAAGCGATGGAACTAGATACTAACCAAGGTGGATTCATACAGGAAGTAGAACAAGGTAGTGCTGCCGAAGATGCTGGTATTCAAGCGGGCGACGTTATCATTAAAGTCAATGGTAAATCGGTCAAAACCTTTGAAGAAATCCGCGGAAAAATCGGCTCATTAGGTGCAGGTAAAAAAGTACAGCTAACCGTTGTTCGCGACGGCGACGAAAAATCATTTACCGTGACATTAAAGAAAGCGCAGGGCGATGATATCGCTGCAGAGCGCATTCACCCAATTTTCCAGGGCGTTGAACTAGAAAATCAAAGTTCGGGTATCTTGGTGAAAGAAATCGCACAAAATAGTCCTGCTAGGCGCGCTGGCTTACAAGTTGGTGATGTCATTCGTGGCGTTAACCGAACTGAAACTGATAATATTGCGCAGTTGAAATCATTTTTTGAAGACAACGATGGCATGGCGGTATTAAATGTTAATCGGGACGGTCGAAATTTATTTGTTCGCATCCAATAGGATTGTTTTAAAAGGCCCATTTAACGGCAATGCTGATCTATTAAGAATGTGATCAGTTGACCGATCCAAATGATCGTGCAAAATCCGTAGTCAGTTTTCTGATTACGGATTTTTTTATGCCTGCCTTCACCCAGTTTCACGATTTTATCGAAGAATCCCCAGTAGATATTGCCAAGTTAACCACCTTTTGTGAGCACATTCCTGACGATTGGGTTTATCAAGCGACAGGGTTGTCAGCCAAAGCTACAATCCGAAGACGGCGTTTGCCCAGTGATATGGTGCTTTGGTTGGTAGTTGGTATGGCATTTTTTAGAAACGAACCGATTGCTGAAGTAGCAAGGCGTATGAACATATGTGCTGAAGGCTTAGCTGATGAAAAACTTTTAGCTAAAAGTGCATTAACCGAAGCGAGAAAACGTCTTGGCTCTGAATCGATGGCATGGCTATTTAGGCAATGCAGCAACCAATGGGGATTAGAGCGTTACCCAGGTGACACTTGGCACGGCCTTCAGGTTTTTGCTGTTGATGGGGCTTTATTTCGCACAAATGATACGCCTGAATTACGTGAGCATTTCGGCTCTGGAAATACGAGCACAAATCGGCAAACGCCATTTCCTATGTTAAGGCTCGTGACGCTAATGAATGTTCGCTCTCATGTGATTGTTGATGGCGATATAAGCCCTTATCGAAAAGGTGAAATTCCTCTCGCAAAGGGGTTCATGGATAAGTTGCCAGATAACTCAGTTACCCTACTAGACAAAGGTTTCTATAGCGCAGAGCTACTTCTGGGTATAAACAAACTGGGAGACAACAGTCATTGGCTTATTCCCGCAAGAAAAGGTTTAAAGTACACGCTGCTCGACAAGCAAGAAAGTAATGACCAATTGGTCGAGATGAAGGTCTCCCCTCAGGCAAGAAAGAAGAATCCTGACTTACCGGAAACTTGGAAAGTTAGGGCTGTAACGTATGAAGTTGCTGGCAAAGTAAAAACGGTATTCACATCATTACCTCGTGATAAATACAACGCTCAAGATGTTGCCGAGTTATACCATGAGCGTTGGGAAATTGAGCTAGGTTACCGAGACATCAAATCATCAATGCAACACAATGCGATCACCCTTAGAAGCAAAACAGTTGATCTTGTATATCAAGAGTTATGGGGACTTGTGCTGGGTTACAACCTTGTTCGAAGAGAAGCTAGTCAAGCGGCCGTTTCTCATCAAAGAGCTCCTAACGAAATTAGTTTCAAATATGCTTGCCAGTTCATCGCCAGTCAATTGAAAGTGATGGCAAAAGCGCTATCACCTGGTAATACACCAAAACGATTAGCTCAGCTTCGAGGTGACTTGACCATGCTCTTCAAAGAAAACCGCCCTAGGCCATCAAGACCTAGGGCGGTAAAGATATCAAAGACCCGTTATCCAATTAATCGCAATGCTGCTCCACTAAAGTGAACAGCATTGCCATTTAACGGGCCTTTTTTTATGATAGACTTAAACAAATTTTAATTGTCAGTACATTCTTTTGAAAGCCTTAGATATTATAAAATATGTATTTAAATCAGCAAGCTATGGCGTTTTTATTGCGGTGTTGCTGTTGTTGTTCTTTCCTAAGTTGGCCGGTAATGTCGACGTATTCAGCGCTTTAACGAAAGCCGATGGAAATGGTCAACCTTTATCCTATGCCAAAGGGGTAAGTGTTGCGAGCCCGGCGGTCGTTAATATCTACTCCAAAGACTTTCAATCGTCGTCAGCATTTACCACCAGAGCA contains the following coding sequences:
- the mlaF gene encoding phospholipid ABC transporter ATP-binding protein MlaF — translated: MSDTLIDIQNMTFKRGSRVIYDNVNMTIPKGKVTAIMGPSGIGKTTLLRLIGGQLKPDQGKIFIDGHNIPSLSRSDLYTVRKRISMLFQSGALFTDMSVFDNVAFPLREHTQLSETLIEKMVLMKLEAVGLRGAKNLKPAELSGGMARRAALARAIALDPELILYDEPFAGQDPISMGVIVRLIRQLSDSLGLTSVVVSHDVQEVMSIADYIYIIAERKIIGQGTPEEIRQNASPLVRQFVQGEADGPVPFHFPAQDYKDELL
- a CDS encoding STAS domain-containing protein, with translation MQVNIDKHLALLSGELTRETVPHIKQGDFDKLLAQDNATIDFANVSRTDTAGLAWIFLQMSVANRLGGKLVLTHLSNDVLKLAKLSGVEALLHSK
- a CDS encoding YhcB family protein is translated as MDVVIGLIVFALGAVAGFFANHFLSDASREKQKYAEKAYKSEAALAKYKQDVAEHLESSAKLLEQMNETCQVAMKQMSQSTQLLKQATPKDAASMPFFSEETQEQLAKTVALRHDRSKKDEEQVTQAPLDYSGEASGLFNDKSQVVTNSEN
- a CDS encoding BolA family protein; its protein translation is MEVSEIEQLLNDALALDELHVKFDGSQCVVIAVSDEIAALSRVKRQQAVYAPLTEAINAGTIHAVTIKVFSTSDWQREKMFNLPL
- the murA gene encoding UDP-N-acetylglucosamine 1-carboxyvinyltransferase, which gives rise to MDAFKINGGNPLKGEVTISGAKNAALPILFSALLSQTPIRISNVPRLRDIETTNKLIAQFGADVHWADDNDVVIDASNIEHCLAPYDLVKTMRASILVLGPLLARFGHAEVSLPGGCAIGARPVDLHIQGLKAMGATIEVDNGYIKATNEGRLKGANIFMDVVSVGATENLMMAAALADGVTVIENAAREPEIVDLANCLNGMGAKVEGAGTDTLTITGVEALNGEHHSVMPDRIETGTYLVAAAVTQGDIKCLKADPHALDAVIAKLQEAGAQVDFGDDWISLKMEGRPKAVNIRTAPHPAFPTDMQAQFVALNVVAEGTAKTTETIFENRFMHVPELQRMGANISLEGNTAISTGVDQLTGAQVMATDLRASASLVIAGLVATTETQVDRIYHIDRGYQKIEDKLQGLGADIVRISV
- a CDS encoding IS4 family transposase, with product MPAFTQFHDFIEESPVDIAKLTTFCEHIPDDWVYQATGLSAKATIRRRRLPSDMVLWLVVGMAFFRNEPIAEVARRMNICAEGLADEKLLAKSALTEARKRLGSESMAWLFRQCSNQWGLERYPGDTWHGLQVFAVDGALFRTNDTPELREHFGSGNTSTNRQTPFPMLRLVTLMNVRSHVIVDGDISPYRKGEIPLAKGFMDKLPDNSVTLLDKGFYSAELLLGINKLGDNSHWLIPARKGLKYTLLDKQESNDQLVEMKVSPQARKKNPDLPETWKVRAVTYEVAGKVKTVFTSLPRDKYNAQDVAELYHERWEIELGYRDIKSSMQHNAITLRSKTVDLVYQELWGLVLGYNLVRREASQAAVSHQRAPNEISFKYACQFIASQLKVMAKALSPGNTPKRLAQLRGDLTMLFKENRPRPSRPRAVKISKTRYPINRNAAPLK
- the zapE gene encoding cell division protein ZapE — protein: MIKLSPLEKYQQDLKRDDFHYDQAQENAVRHLQRLYQDLQHKPLPVSGFKKVLNRWKRIVTPAPQAQIKGLYFWGGVGRGKTYLVDTFYESLPFNNKMRVHFHRFMHRVHEELKSLSGQSDPLKIIAKRFAEETSIICFDEFFVSDITDAMLLGTLFEELFKHKVVLVATSNIVPDELYRNGLQRARFLPAIELINEHCEVVNVDSGIDYRLRTLEQAEIYHHPLDNQAQLNMTTYFNQLAIDQGSSGKIIEVNHRPLRTEREAEGIVHFDFSVLCESARSQSDYMVLSKLYHTVLLANVKQMNVDCDDTARRFIALVDEFYERKVKLIISAEVAMEELYSHGGLAFEFKRCLSRLQEMQSTDYLASEHLP
- a CDS encoding DegQ family serine endoprotease is translated as MKKIAVFVSAALLTSTASLAPLPASASLPTEIFNQSMPSLAPMLEKTTPAVVSIAVRGTQEVQSRVPEIFRFFGQQEQGPRERPFQGLGSGVIIDAKEGYIVTNAHVVDQADEIQVTLKDGRQFDAKKIGQDKDSDIALLQIDANELTAIKVADSDALRVGDFTVAIGNPFGLGQTVTSGIVSALGRSGLNIENYENFIQTDAAINSGNSGGALVNLRGELIGINTAILAPSGGNVGIGFAIPSNMMNNLVSQLIEYGEVNRGRLGVSGYSVNSDVAKAMELDTNQGGFIQEVEQGSAAEDAGIQAGDVIIKVNGKSVKTFEEIRGKIGSLGAGKKVQLTVVRDGDEKSFTVTLKKAQGDDIAAERIHPIFQGVELENQSSGILVKEIAQNSPARRAGLQVGDVIRGVNRTETDNIAQLKSFFEDNDGMAVLNVNRDGRNLFVRIQ
- a CDS encoding ABC transporter substrate-binding protein, with the translated sequence MKRFFQAFFVVLSCLATPVYAVDGIDETNPYLLVQQVADKTFTRLKQQQNAIRANPNLLKDVVREELMPYINYKYAAGRILGPQYKKQSKEDIRAFIPAFRDYLITSYAQVFTLYNNQTVDFESEKPIKGRIVQVKTVINDPARGKIDIIFKARLEKKTQTWKAYDMIAEGVSLLDAKQKELNSIIRQKGLAHVTEMLKEKAAQDIVFKEQ
- the mlaD gene encoding outer membrane lipid asymmetry maintenance protein MlaD; its protein translation is MVSKKIELTVGFFVALGIAALLMLALKVADSGMSGNGETYKLYAKFDNIGGLKVRSPIKVGGVVVGRVGDITLDKEDYVPVVTLEIYTQYTDFSDSTSVSILTAGLLGEQYLGIAPGFIDEESEMLEAGDYIEDTKSALVLEELIGQFLFNQNQSE
- the mlaE gene encoding lipid asymmetry maintenance ABC transporter permease subunit MlaE, with translation MIKSISTLGANTVSLIAGLGRACMMLVSSLLHVPNVRKGTPLLIKQLYHVGVLSLIIILVSGLFIGMVLALQGYTTLVDFGAESSLGPLVALSLLRELGPVVAALLFAGRAGSALTAEIGLMKATEQLSSMEMMAVDPLRRIIAPRFWAGFISMPLLAAIFSAVGILGAHLVGVEWLGVDQGTFWSAMQAKVELREDILNGVIKSLVFAFVVTWIAVFKGYDCEPTSEGISRATTATVVQSSLLVLGLDFVLTALMFTN